Proteins from a genomic interval of Planctomycetia bacterium:
- a CDS encoding sigma-70 family RNA polymerase sigma factor: MAFPPESGPRSLITLARAGDERALGHLLDAYRTYLRLLARHQLRNRLPGKVDDSDLVQETLLDAHRDFGTFRGQSATELTAWLRGILAHNLAEQLERFYGTRCRDPRLEQRLAVELEQSSQAFEQNLIGQQPSPSEMALQKDQALQLANILDALPPDYRDVILLRHVEELAFWQVAERMQRSVDSVKHLWTRALIQIRRELRIRDEI; this comes from the coding sequence ATGGCCTTCCCCCCAGAGTCTGGTCCAAGATCCCTGATCACACTTGCTCGCGCCGGCGATGAGCGTGCATTAGGACATTTGCTGGACGCATATCGCACTTATCTTCGTCTATTGGCGCGCCATCAATTGAGAAACCGTTTGCCTGGAAAAGTCGACGATTCTGATTTGGTTCAAGAGACGCTCTTAGACGCGCATCGAGATTTCGGCACCTTTCGCGGGCAAAGTGCCACTGAGTTAACGGCCTGGCTGCGGGGTATCCTGGCACATAATCTGGCAGAGCAACTGGAGCGATTCTACGGGACTCGATGTCGCGATCCACGACTGGAACAACGACTCGCGGTGGAACTGGAACAATCTTCACAGGCCTTCGAACAGAACTTGATTGGTCAACAACCGTCGCCCAGCGAAATGGCCTTGCAAAAAGATCAAGCGCTACAGCTGGCAAATATTCTGGATGCGTTACCGCCGGACTATCGCGACGTCATTCTATTGCGGCATGTGGAGGAGTTGGCATTTTGGCAGGTTGCGGAGCGCATGCAACGCAGTGTCGACAGCGTGAAACATCTTTGGACGCGAGCGCTAATACAAATCCGCCGAGAGTTGAGGATTCGCGATGAAATCTGA